A window from Mangifera indica cultivar Alphonso chromosome 2, CATAS_Mindica_2.1, whole genome shotgun sequence encodes these proteins:
- the LOC123208562 gene encoding pentatricopeptide repeat-containing protein At4g28010 produces the protein MSPRQDETSDPKLKCGTCKADPREDTLGMLHRISVLSSLAESDFSSSLFFSRRPTTADSRQSPSTVISADSERQSPFSDFLSSSVIQICTSLVLGVPAMVIVVTRYGYLKGVLRRDIWGHPNMKLFSSVSSLTSLFEIETQLRVLCEKPNSQFSDAVSLFDKALCLNLFPSGSVCNSLLESLLKSKNYEYAFSVYNKMTRVGISPSFRSMSGLIEGFLYTHRLEFSLGVIGLIIKRGFYVNIYGINLILKGLCRNSEVDKAIVLFSETKRNGVLPDIVSYNTVINGLCRAKRLEEALSFLLDMEAIGCCPSFVTYTTLIDGLCKDGKVEEAVGLFKEMKRKGLAVDVVVYGALISGFCNKGSFDMGKALFDKMLEEGISPNVVTYSCLMRCLCKKGQVEEATSMLNSMMDRGIHPDVVAYTILIEGLCRGGRATKAIDLLNLMLKKGEKPSVITYNVLINGLCQETLFDEAYKIMKMMIEKGNIPDVVSYNTLLRGLSKNGKVDETLELFNSIVKDERYVEPDDMTFNLLIQGLCKADRLDEAMEIYHVMVERGSSGNLVTYNILIGKYLMVEAIDKALEMWKRVFELGFVPNSITYSIMIDGFCKMGMLNVAKGIFSKMRVSGLGPTLFDYNTLMASLCKESSLEQAKRLFLEMRNSDCKPDVFSFNTMIDGTLKAGDFQSSKELLNDMLQMGVAADALTFSTLVNGFSKAGQLDEAKSLFHKMVDSGFTPDACVYDSLLKGFSSKGEAEEIFNLIQYMAQKGVPLDLELTSTILICLCNISKDLDVVNLLPTFSQEMSKGTSFSCNELLSKLQEYHPKLHLQVA, from the exons ATGAGTCCAAGGCAAGATGAAACTAGTGACCCTAAGCTGAAATGTGGGACATGCAAGGCTGATCCTCGAGAAGACACATTAGGGATGTTGCACAG AATTTCTGTCTTGTCTTCTTTAGCTGAATCAGACTTCAGCTCTTCCTTGTTCTTCAGTCGACGCCCGACGACAGCTGACAGTCGACAGTCTCCTTCAACCGTAATTTCAGCCGACTCGGAAAGACAGTCTCCATTTTCGGATTTTCTTTCCAG TTCAGTTATCCAGATTTGTACATCCCTAGTCTTGGGTGTTCCTGCAATGGTGATAGTTGTTACAAGATATGGTTAT ctTAAGGGTGTGCTGCGTAGAGATATATGGGGCCATCCAAACATGAAATTATTCTCATCAGTCTCATCTCTCACCTCACTGTTTGAAATTGAAACCCAGTTGAGAGTTCTCTGTGAAAAACCTAATTCTCAATTTTCAGATGCTGTTTCGTTGTTTGATAAAGCCCTATGTTTGAATCTATTTCCATCTGGGTCAGTTTGTAATTCACTCTTGGAATCTCTTTTGAAGTCCAAAAATTATGAGTATGCCTTTTcagtttataataaaatgaccCGTGTTGGTATTTCTCCAAGTTTTAGATCGATGAGTGGTTTAATTGAAGGTTTTTTGTATACACATAGGCTTGAATTTTCATTAGGTGTCATCGGGTTAATCATAAAGCGTGGTTTTTATGTGAATATTTATGGAATTAATCTCATATTGAAGGGTTTGTGTAGAAATAGTGAGGTTGACAAGGCAATAGTGTTGTTTAGTGAGACTAAAAGAAATGGTGTGTTGCCTGATATTGTTAGTTATAATACAGTTATAAATGGACTTTGTAGAGCAAAAAGATTGGAGGAAGCATTGAGTTTTTTGTTAGATATGGAAGCCATAGGTTGTTGTCCAAGTTTTGTTACATATACCACTTTGATAGATGGCCTTTGTAAGGATGGGAAGGTGGAAGAGGCTGTGGGACTTTTTAAAGAGATGAAGAGGAAAGGTTTGGCTGTGGATGTTGTTGTGTATGGCGCCCTTATAAGTGGTTTTTGTAATAAAGGAAGCTTTGATATGGGAAAGGCTCTCTTTGACAAAATGTTGGAGGAAGGAATTTCTCCTAATGTAGTTACATACAGTTGTTTAATGCGTTGTCTTTGTAAGAAGGGGCAAGTGGAAGAAGCAACTTCAATGCTAAACTCTATGATGGACCGTGGGATTCACCCTGATGTTGTTgcttatacaattttaattgaaGGTCTTTGTAGGGGTGGGAGGGCCACTAAAGCTATTGATCTATTGAATTTAATGCTTAAAAAGGGTGAAAAGCCAAGCGTTATAACTTATAATGTCTTAATAAATGGATTATGCCAGGAAACTCTTTTTGATGAAgcttataaaattatgaaaatgatgATAGAGAAAGGGAATATACCTGATGTGGTTTCGTACAATACATTACTGAGGGGACTTTCCAAGAATGGCAAGGTTGATGAAACTTTGGAACTTTTTAATTCAATTGTAAAGGATGAGAGATATGTTGAACCAGATGATATGACATTTAACCTGCTAATTCAAGGGCTGTGCAAAGCAGACCGTCTTGATGAGGCTATGGAGATTTATCATGTAATGGTTGAGAGGGGGAGCTCAGGTAATTTGGtgacttataatattttaattggaaaatatCTTATGGTTGAAGCAATTGATAAGGCCTTGGAAATGTGGAAACGTGTATTTGAATTGGGGTTTGTTCCAAACTCAATCACCTACAGTATCATGATTGATGGATTTTGCAAAATGGGTATGCTTAATGTTGCAAAAGGAATATTTAGTAAAATGAGAGTTTCTGGACTTGGCCCTACATTGTTTGACTATAACACATTGATGGCTTCTTTGTGCAAGGAGAGTAGTTTGGAGCAAGCCAAGAGATTGTTTCTTGAAATGAGAAATTCAGACTGTAAACCAGATGTCTTTTCGTTTAATACCATGATTGATGGAACTCTTAAAGCAGGTGATTTTCAATCTTCCAAAGAGTTACTGAATGACATGCTTCAGATGGGTGTGGCTGCTGATGCTTTAACCTTTTCCACATtagtaaatgggttttcaaaagctGGACAGTTGGATGAGGCTAAAAGTTTGTTTCATAAAATGGTTGATAGTGGCTTTACACCTGATGCCTGTGTGTATGATTCACTCCTAAAAGGTTTTAGTTCAAAAGGTGAAGCagaagaaatttttaatttgatccaATATATGGCACAAAAGGGTGTTCCTCTTGACTTAGAATTAACTTCAACCATCTTGATATGTCTGTGTAATATCTCAAAGGATCTTGATGTGGTGAATCTTTTACCTACATTTTCCCAAGAAATGTCCAAAGGGACAAGCTTCTCTTGCAATGAATTATTGTCAAAACTACAAGAGTATCACCCGAAGCTTCATTTACAAGTTGCTTAG